In Thalassotalea fonticola, a single genomic region encodes these proteins:
- a CDS encoding sigma 54-interacting transcriptional regulator produces the protein MNNSNNKENKKALLISNSRINNEIVKSLEQQKLTVTVNSRTIKNIIAAGDFVEFDFIIIDSTSVKSSVDKERLAILMNCPVLFFNENETLAVMDNYGQAKFTFSEFSWPITSVELGQLLHLSLYKFNIRNNECKQSHLLQNTISCIGDILIYLDQQGNIFDINNTAELLFEQSAADVIGKPWYNLVKTRQDLTAKQSQQFISTAIKIQTVTKLQPLAIETANGSSQLIDGVVGPITYENGSAGVVLILRQLSSLDSLPKEFNFSTKSKNNLAASNPVSGILLLSPDNFNELNLKYGRNYGDKVLYCIGELLRAFVRPTDMASHYGGTIFMVMFSQSSSAQIKNIVRQLQQRLQQHEFLEEQSKLNFSIGVAVNTQDLNYSPVELFYHANYSLSQARELGGAQVREWQQQNAMLQIGNLDRLSGNVSKSGNQDYQKMLMQWSILNFLNEIEQLPIFIKELLTQLINGFNLNSAAFYCSENNLVKLQQAINNSGKELTEQDICLTENQLSHIKSKQNEHGKVFTSVLAEHGIQIIMPIYTANKAEYFLWLSTEQEQLITKKDHHVLYNIADFVAVKIERLAATTNNSKILKSNKSLNFWYQSSAMANLMKEVEMVAPTNATVLITGESGTGKEMLAQSIHQLSDRKDKPFIIFDCGAVVESLVESELFGHQKGAFTGANRDVAGRIHEADGGTLFLDEIGELPLEVQVKLLRFVQEKQYSKVGSGHVKKVDVRLIAATNVDLKEQISKGKFREDLYFRLNVFKIENVPLRNRTDDIILIAKSYLEIFAGEYNKGITDFSEPAKQALLEYLWPGNIRELKNLVHRSVIVCSDNLVTCHHLGLFPVSSNPVEDVSVLSNQITARTNSTSAIVYKNKNEVNHQSAHSINIAKDLINQCLTGHSSENPVAIGPWIEYQLYRESLEHHQQVALQAANSLNIAESTFRRRWKKLQADEQLKSDGNLIEHFALVKHIQQLSMDESKVVFSQSVLAQASKELGLSVKIASALLAVSAPTLRRMVAS, from the coding sequence ATGAATAATTCTAACAATAAAGAAAATAAGAAAGCTTTGCTGATTAGCAATAGCCGAATTAACAACGAAATCGTCAAAAGTTTAGAGCAGCAGAAGTTAACCGTAACGGTAAATTCAAGAACGATTAAAAATATCATTGCTGCGGGAGATTTTGTTGAGTTCGATTTCATTATTATTGATAGCACGAGCGTTAAATCATCGGTAGATAAAGAACGTTTAGCTATTTTGATGAACTGCCCTGTATTATTTTTTAACGAAAATGAAACACTTGCAGTCATGGATAATTATGGCCAGGCAAAATTTACATTCAGTGAGTTTTCTTGGCCGATAACTTCGGTTGAACTAGGGCAACTTCTGCATTTGTCGTTATATAAATTCAACATCCGTAACAATGAATGCAAGCAAAGTCATTTATTACAAAACACCATTTCCTGTATAGGTGATATTCTAATTTACCTTGATCAGCAAGGAAATATTTTTGATATTAACAATACCGCCGAATTGCTATTTGAACAATCTGCAGCTGATGTTATCGGTAAGCCCTGGTATAACTTGGTTAAAACCAGACAAGATTTAACCGCTAAACAATCTCAGCAATTTATCTCTACAGCAATAAAAATTCAAACCGTAACTAAGCTTCAACCTTTAGCAATTGAAACCGCTAATGGTTCGAGTCAATTAATTGATGGCGTAGTAGGACCTATTACGTATGAAAACGGTAGTGCTGGTGTAGTCTTAATTCTTAGACAGCTAAGCAGTTTAGACAGTTTGCCTAAAGAATTTAATTTTTCGACAAAGAGTAAAAATAATTTAGCAGCATCCAACCCCGTATCAGGCATCTTATTACTCAGCCCAGACAATTTTAATGAGCTTAACTTAAAATATGGGCGTAATTATGGTGACAAAGTACTTTATTGTATTGGCGAATTGCTAAGGGCGTTTGTTCGCCCAACAGACATGGCATCCCATTATGGCGGCACTATTTTTATGGTGATGTTTTCGCAAAGCAGCTCTGCACAAATTAAAAATATTGTCAGGCAACTTCAACAAAGGTTGCAACAACATGAATTCTTGGAAGAACAGTCAAAATTAAATTTTAGCATAGGTGTCGCGGTGAACACTCAAGATCTTAATTATTCGCCTGTTGAGTTGTTCTACCACGCAAATTATTCACTGTCCCAGGCAAGAGAGCTTGGCGGTGCCCAAGTTAGGGAGTGGCAACAACAAAATGCAATGTTGCAAATTGGCAATTTAGACCGATTGAGCGGTAATGTTTCCAAATCAGGTAATCAAGATTATCAGAAGATGCTCATGCAGTGGAGCATTTTAAATTTTCTTAATGAAATCGAACAGTTACCAATATTTATTAAAGAATTACTCACACAGCTCATTAACGGGTTTAATTTAAATTCAGCAGCTTTTTATTGCTCAGAAAACAATTTAGTAAAACTACAGCAGGCGATTAATAATTCAGGTAAAGAATTAACCGAGCAGGATATTTGTTTAACTGAAAATCAACTGTCTCACATTAAATCGAAACAGAATGAACATGGCAAAGTATTTACTTCAGTATTAGCAGAGCATGGTATACAAATTATTATGCCAATATATACCGCAAATAAAGCGGAGTATTTTCTGTGGTTGTCTACTGAACAAGAGCAGCTTATAACCAAGAAAGATCATCACGTTCTGTATAATATTGCCGACTTTGTTGCTGTTAAAATTGAACGTCTTGCTGCCACAACAAATAATAGCAAGATACTTAAGTCCAACAAATCATTGAATTTTTGGTACCAATCAAGCGCTATGGCTAATTTAATGAAAGAAGTTGAAATGGTAGCCCCAACTAATGCCACGGTATTAATTACTGGTGAGTCAGGTACTGGTAAAGAGATGTTAGCGCAAAGTATCCATCAGCTAAGCGATCGTAAAGATAAGCCTTTTATCATCTTTGATTGTGGCGCGGTGGTTGAAAGCTTGGTTGAAAGTGAATTGTTTGGTCATCAAAAGGGGGCTTTTACCGGAGCAAATAGAGATGTAGCAGGACGAATACATGAAGCCGATGGTGGGACACTATTTTTAGATGAAATAGGTGAATTACCACTTGAAGTACAAGTAAAGTTATTGCGCTTTGTGCAAGAAAAGCAATACTCAAAAGTGGGCAGTGGCCATGTTAAAAAAGTTGATGTGCGCTTAATTGCGGCCACAAATGTAGATTTAAAAGAGCAAATTAGTAAAGGTAAATTTCGTGAAGATCTTTATTTCCGTTTAAACGTATTCAAAATTGAAAATGTGCCGCTAAGAAATAGAACTGACGATATTATTCTTATTGCTAAATCGTATTTAGAGATTTTTGCTGGCGAATATAATAAAGGCATTACTGATTTTAGCGAACCGGCCAAGCAAGCGCTATTAGAATACCTTTGGCCTGGCAATATCAGAGAGCTAAAAAATTTAGTACATCGCTCTGTTATTGTTTGTAGTGATAATTTGGTTACTTGTCATCATCTTGGATTATTTCCTGTAAGTAGTAATCCCGTTGAAGATGTTAGTGTTTTGTCTAATCAAATAACGGCGCGTACGAATAGCACTTCAGCAATTGTCTATAAAAACAAAAATGAAGTGAACCATCAATCTGCACATTCAATTAATATTGCCAAAGATTTAATCAACCAATGTTTAACCGGGCATTCAAGCGAAAACCCCGTCGCAATAGGACCGTGGATTGAATACCAACTTTACCGCGAAAGCCTTGAGCATCATCAACAAGTTGCACTGCAAGCCGCTAATAGTTTAAACATAGCTGAAAGTACATTTCGTCGTCGTTGGAAAAAACTTCAAGCGGATGAACAACTAAAAAGTGATGGCAACTTAATTGAGCATTTTGCGTTAGTTAAGCATATTCAACAATTGAGTATGGATGAGTCAAAGGTAGTATTTTCTCAATCCGTGCTGGCGCAGGCTAGCAAAGAATTAGGCTTAAGTGTGAAGATAGCCAGTGCTTTATTAGCGGTTTCTGCGCCAACGTTAAGGCGTATGGTCGCAAGCTGA
- a CDS encoding DUF2982 domain-containing protein: MLMLASFIVVLIGYFKNNEPKISYELTPKTIKFNHRRGQWQIYWLNVIRIGEVYADIQGERVRLPYLGIRLASIEPLAKSIPPRLANKLIHEQKELVRLAVKNLRLTIEQGAIHFDGFKTKEQLIKGPVGAWLHQSDNLALAYGYHLYLPEDSFDRDIAQFLSLLKSCHTYSAKQQEE; encoded by the coding sequence ATGTTAATGTTAGCTAGCTTCATTGTTGTTTTAATTGGATATTTTAAGAATAACGAGCCAAAAATTAGTTATGAATTAACGCCTAAAACGATAAAATTTAATCATCGCAGAGGTCAATGGCAAATATACTGGTTAAATGTGATTCGAATTGGAGAAGTATACGCCGATATCCAAGGCGAAAGAGTTCGCTTGCCTTATCTTGGTATTAGGCTTGCTTCAATAGAACCATTAGCAAAATCTATTCCCCCAAGGTTGGCGAATAAACTTATTCATGAGCAAAAAGAGCTAGTGCGGCTAGCCGTAAAAAATTTGCGGCTCACAATAGAGCAAGGGGCTATTCACTTTGATGGTTTTAAAACAAAAGAGCAATTGATAAAAGGGCCTGTAGGAGCTTGGTTACACCAAAGTGATAACCTAGCGCTTGCTTACGGTTACCACCTCTACTTACCTGAAGACAGTTTTGATCGCGATATTGCGCAATTTCTAAGTTTATTAAAAAGCTGTCACACATATTCCGCAAAGCAACAGGAAGAATAA